A stretch of the Paludisphaera rhizosphaerae genome encodes the following:
- a CDS encoding glycosyltransferase family 4 protein encodes MRLALNFPRVDPTKGGAETYIVDLCRALVRRGHGIDLYTSSWAEGALPPEVRCVKVEVETRSRQAQIVGFAEASARLLKGADYDCTVGFINTYEHDVIVPQGGVHGGSLRANSQRFANPVLRRLYVLGKMLNPKFWSYRAIEKRQYDPARGARVVAVSRMVARHVQEFVGVPKGRIHVVHNAIDPDRVVVPHPGAIRASFRSKLGFKSTDLVGLFVGHNYALKGLEPLIRGLAARHRDGVRPVHILVCGGGRPGKYRRLAERLGVGEFVHFLGFHDDVRECYWSSDFFVSPTYYDPCSLVVFEALACGLPVVTTACNGASEMMVDGRQGCVLSAPGAQAELVAALDLMADDERRAAMSKAASKLGREWTFDRHVEALVKVFEAVAQEKRGKPLHSRGPHAGRRKNRKHAGRG; translated from the coding sequence ATGCGGCTGGCCCTGAACTTCCCGAGGGTCGATCCCACGAAAGGCGGAGCCGAGACCTACATCGTGGATCTCTGCCGGGCGCTCGTCCGTCGCGGCCATGGGATCGACCTCTACACGTCGAGTTGGGCGGAAGGAGCCCTGCCGCCTGAAGTCCGCTGCGTCAAGGTCGAGGTCGAGACCCGTTCACGCCAGGCCCAAATCGTCGGCTTCGCCGAGGCTTCCGCCCGTCTTCTCAAGGGCGCTGATTACGATTGCACCGTTGGTTTCATCAATACCTATGAGCATGACGTGATCGTCCCCCAGGGGGGCGTTCACGGCGGCAGCCTGCGAGCGAACTCGCAGCGGTTCGCCAACCCGGTTCTGCGGCGGCTCTACGTGCTCGGCAAGATGCTGAACCCCAAATTCTGGTCGTATCGAGCCATCGAAAAGCGTCAGTACGATCCAGCGCGAGGGGCGCGCGTGGTGGCGGTCAGCCGGATGGTCGCGCGGCACGTCCAGGAGTTCGTCGGCGTGCCGAAGGGGCGAATCCACGTCGTCCATAACGCGATCGACCCGGACCGCGTCGTCGTTCCCCATCCCGGTGCGATCCGCGCCTCGTTTCGGAGCAAGCTGGGCTTCAAGTCGACGGATCTCGTCGGCCTCTTCGTGGGCCACAACTACGCTCTGAAGGGGCTGGAACCGCTCATCCGCGGCCTCGCCGCGCGGCATCGCGACGGAGTCCGGCCGGTTCATATCCTGGTCTGCGGCGGCGGCCGTCCCGGCAAATATCGCCGGCTCGCCGAACGGTTGGGCGTGGGCGAGTTCGTCCATTTCCTGGGCTTCCACGACGACGTCCGCGAGTGCTACTGGTCGAGCGACTTCTTCGTCTCGCCCACCTATTACGACCCCTGTTCGCTGGTCGTCTTCGAGGCGCTCGCCTGCGGATTGCCCGTCGTCACGACCGCCTGTAACGGGGCGAGCGAAATGATGGTCGACGGCCGTCAGGGCTGCGTTCTATCCGCACCCGGCGCTCAGGCCGAACTGGTTGCGGCGCTCGATCTGATGGCCGACGACGAACGACGGGCGGCGATGTCCAAGGCGGCTTCGAAGCTCGGCCGCGAGTGGACCTTCGACCGCCATGTCGAGGCTCTTGTGAAGGTGTTCGAGGCCGTCGCCCAGGAGAAGCGTGGGAAACCGTTGCATTCTCGCGGGCCG